Proteins from one Chroococcidiopsis sp. CCMEE 29 genomic window:
- the mtnA gene encoding S-methyl-5-thioribose-1-phosphate isomerase encodes MMSPQAQVYPVIWYEDSVLLIDQTRLPNEYTLVEISRCEDMAEAIKTMIVRGAPAIGVAAAYGMYLGAREIQTQDREQFLTQLEEVARRLRSTRPTAVNLFWAIAQMLRTAYETIGSVEQLKTALLKTAQNINAEDLQTCRAIGDRGLEVLPATPDKLNILTHCNAGALATAGYGTALGVVRSAWANGRLARVYADETRPRLQGAKLTAWECVQEGIPVTVITDSMAAHCMQRGLVNAVVVGADRIAANGDTANKIGTYSLALVAKAHNIPFFVAAPVSTIDFELSTGSEIPIEERDPSEIYAIGDTILTPAEVEFYNPAFDVTPAPLITAIVTEHGAFAPSLLQAQLQDRYVA; translated from the coding sequence ATGATGTCTCCTCAAGCCCAGGTTTATCCCGTTATTTGGTACGAAGACTCGGTTTTACTGATTGACCAAACTCGTCTGCCTAACGAGTACACACTGGTCGAAATTAGTCGTTGTGAAGATATGGCTGAGGCAATTAAGACCATGATTGTCCGGGGAGCACCAGCAATTGGTGTAGCTGCTGCTTACGGAATGTACTTAGGGGCGCGGGAGATTCAGACACAAGACCGAGAGCAATTTTTGACCCAATTGGAGGAAGTAGCTCGCCGATTACGCTCTACTCGTCCCACTGCTGTTAATCTATTTTGGGCGATCGCTCAGATGCTCAGAACTGCCTATGAAACGATTGGTTCAGTAGAACAGCTTAAAACTGCTCTACTAAAAACTGCTCAGAACATCAATGCTGAAGATCTACAAACTTGTCGGGCAATCGGCGATCGCGGTTTGGAAGTGTTGCCAGCTACCCCAGACAAGCTGAATATTCTAACTCACTGCAACGCTGGTGCTTTAGCTACAGCAGGTTATGGTACAGCTTTAGGCGTTGTGCGTTCCGCCTGGGCTAACGGTAGATTAGCGCGTGTTTATGCCGATGAAACTCGTCCTCGCTTACAGGGGGCGAAACTAACCGCGTGGGAATGCGTGCAAGAAGGCATACCCGTTACAGTTATTACCGATAGCATGGCGGCTCACTGTATGCAGCGTGGTTTGGTTAATGCTGTGGTAGTGGGTGCTGATCGCATTGCCGCTAATGGCGACACAGCGAATAAAATTGGCACCTACAGTCTTGCCTTGGTTGCCAAAGCTCACAATATTCCTTTCTTTGTGGCTGCTCCTGTTTCTACAATTGATTTTGAGTTATCCACTGGTAGTGAAATTCCAATTGAAGAGCGCGATCCATCTGAAATCTACGCGATTGGCGATACCATCCTTACGCCAGCTGAAGTTGAGTTCTATAACCCAGCGTTTGATGTTACTCCAGCTCCCTTAATTACAGCCATCGTCACCGAGCATGGAGCATTCGCTCCCAGTCTGTTACAAGCACAGTTACAGGATAGATACGTGGCTTAG
- a CDS encoding NAD(P)H-binding protein codes for MKAFVAGATGETGRRIVQELVKRNIPIRALVRNLDQARAILPSEAELVLGDVLKPDSLREALGDSTVVLCATGSKPSFDPTGPYKVDYEGTKNLVEAAKAKGIEHFVIVSSVGASQFFHPLNLFWLILFWKKQAEEYLQKSGLTYTIVRPGGLKNEDNSDQVVMFSADTLSLSGSIPRTKVAQVCVEALFQPTSRNKVVEVIAQAEAPEKSFEQLFDSVA; via the coding sequence ATGAAAGCATTTGTAGCAGGGGCAACAGGGGAAACAGGTCGTCGGATTGTGCAAGAGTTGGTCAAGCGGAATATTCCGATCCGGGCTTTGGTCCGGAATTTAGATCAAGCTAGAGCCATTCTACCTAGTGAGGCTGAGTTAGTGCTAGGTGACGTGTTAAAGCCAGACAGCCTACGTGAGGCGCTGGGAGATAGCACAGTGGTACTCTGTGCCACTGGTTCTAAACCGAGTTTTGATCCAACTGGACCGTATAAGGTGGATTACGAAGGCACTAAAAATCTGGTGGAAGCTGCCAAGGCAAAAGGAATTGAGCATTTCGTCATTGTTTCTTCTGTCGGTGCTTCTCAATTTTTCCATCCGCTCAACCTGTTCTGGCTGATTCTGTTTTGGAAGAAACAAGCGGAGGAATACCTTCAGAAAAGCGGCCTTACCTATACCATTGTGCGGCCTGGGGGTCTCAAGAATGAAGACAACTCAGACCAAGTTGTAATGTTCTCTGCTGACACCTTGTCTTTGAGTGGCAGCATTCCTCGCACTAAGGTAGCGCAGGTTTGTGTAGAAGCACTATTTCAACCAACGTCTCGTAATAAAGTTGTTGAAGTCATTGCCCAGGCAGAGGCTCCAGAAAAAAGCTTTGAACAGCTATTTGATAGCGTAGCCTAA
- a CDS encoding S-methyl-5'-thioadenosine phosphorylase: MTEAKIGIIGGSGLYKMDVLKDVEEVKVNTPFGSPSDALIVGSLEGTRVVFLARHGRNHTLLPSELPFRANIYAMKQLGVEYLISASAVGSLKEEAKPLDMVVPDQFIDRTKNRVSTFFGEGLVAHIAFANPVCHQLAGILADAIASLNLPDVTLHRGGTYVCMEGPAFSTKAESNLYRSWGATIIGMTNLPEAKLAREAEIAYATLALVTDYDCWHPEHDSVTVDMVIANLQRNATNAQKVIQETVRRLSENPPASEAHSALKYAILTQLDKVPAVTKEKLGLLLKKYL, translated from the coding sequence ATGACTGAGGCAAAAATTGGCATCATCGGTGGCAGTGGTCTTTACAAAATGGATGTCCTCAAGGATGTAGAAGAGGTAAAAGTTAATACGCCTTTTGGTTCGCCCTCTGATGCTCTGATTGTGGGAAGTTTAGAGGGAACACGGGTGGTATTCCTTGCCCGCCACGGTCGCAATCACACGCTTTTGCCCTCTGAATTGCCGTTCCGCGCTAACATCTATGCAATGAAACAGTTGGGTGTTGAGTATTTAATTTCCGCTTCAGCAGTCGGTTCGCTGAAGGAAGAAGCTAAACCTCTAGATATGGTGGTGCCGGATCAGTTTATTGACCGGACAAAGAATCGAGTTTCCACCTTTTTTGGGGAAGGACTTGTAGCTCACATTGCTTTTGCTAATCCAGTTTGTCATCAACTAGCTGGAATTTTGGCGGATGCGATCGCTAGCCTAAATTTACCAGACGTAACCCTGCATCGCGGTGGCACATACGTTTGCATGGAAGGTCCAGCGTTTTCAACTAAAGCTGAATCCAATCTCTACCGCAGTTGGGGCGCAACAATAATTGGCATGACCAATCTACCAGAAGCGAAGTTAGCTAGAGAAGCGGAAATTGCCTACGCAACATTAGCCCTAGTGACAGATTACGACTGTTGGCATCCAGAACATGATAGTGTCACCGTTGACATGGTAATTGCTAATTTGCAACGCAACGCAACGAATGCTCAAAAAGTAATTCAAGAAACAGTGCGACGTTTAAGCGAAAATCCTCCGGCATCGGAAGCTCATTCGGCATTGAAATATGCTATTCTGACCCAACTAGACAAGGTTCCTGCCGTTACGAAAGAAAAGTTGGGATTGCTATTGAAAAAATACTTATGA
- a CDS encoding TIGR01777 family oxidoreductase, translating into MKIAIAGATGFVGSRLVERLQAERHQVLVLTRNPSAAQKVFPTSAFPNLEIIAYNPTESGSWQEVIAGCEGVVNLAGEPIAEGRWTPQRKQQILGSRQLGTQKIVEAIAKANPKPSILVNASAIGYYGTSETATFDETSPPGNDFLAQVCQAWEAEAQKVKDAGVRLVILRFGIVLGQGGAIARMIAPFKLFAGGPIGTGRQWFSWIHRDDLVNLIIQALTRPEIEGVLNATAPNPVRMAELAQTMGQVMNRPSWLPVPGFAIEALLGDGAIVVLEGQQVLPKRPLDYSFEYQYSTVKQALEAIL; encoded by the coding sequence ATGAAAATAGCGATCGCTGGAGCCACCGGGTTTGTAGGTAGCCGCTTAGTAGAGCGATTACAAGCAGAACGTCATCAGGTACTGGTTTTAACTCGCAATCCATCCGCCGCCCAAAAGGTATTTCCTACCTCAGCTTTTCCTAATCTGGAAATTATTGCTTATAACCCAACCGAGTCTGGTTCCTGGCAAGAGGTGATCGCGGGTTGTGAGGGTGTCGTTAACCTGGCAGGAGAACCAATTGCTGAAGGACGCTGGACGCCACAGCGCAAACAGCAAATTCTCGGCAGCCGCCAACTGGGGACGCAAAAAATTGTGGAAGCGATCGCCAAAGCTAACCCTAAACCGAGCATTTTAGTAAATGCCTCCGCAATTGGCTACTACGGCACCAGTGAAACTGCGACTTTTGATGAAACTAGCCCACCGGGTAATGATTTTCTCGCTCAAGTCTGCCAAGCCTGGGAAGCAGAAGCCCAAAAGGTAAAAGATGCAGGGGTTCGATTGGTGATTTTGCGATTTGGAATTGTTTTAGGCCAGGGTGGTGCGATCGCTAGAATGATTGCGCCGTTTAAATTATTTGCAGGTGGTCCGATTGGCACAGGTCGTCAGTGGTTTTCCTGGATTCATCGAGATGACCTGGTTAACCTGATTATCCAAGCCCTCACCAGACCGGAAATTGAAGGTGTCCTTAACGCCACAGCCCCTAACCCGGTGCGGATGGCGGAATTAGCCCAAACCATGGGACAAGTCATGAATCGCCCTTCCTGGTTGCCAGTTCCTGGCTTTGCGATCGAAGCACTTTTAGGAGATGGCGCGATCGTGGTTCTAGAGGGTCAACAAGTTTTGCCCAAGCGTCCTCTAGACTATAGCTTTGAGTATCAATATTCAACTGTGAAGCAGGCTCTGGAAGCAATTTTGTAG
- a CDS encoding DUF4079 domain-containing protein: MSLEIPAEIKFWLNFVHPLLMWVLLGVSIYALYLGVQWRRARTAEGDLKKELIKGRYNIRHYQIGSALLALMVIGAVAAMAVTYINNGKLFVGPHLLVGLGMTSMIAVSASLSPFMQKGHYWARYTHIVLNAGLLALFSWQAVSGVQIIQNILSKK; encoded by the coding sequence ATGAGCTTGGAAATTCCAGCAGAGATCAAATTTTGGCTGAATTTCGTTCACCCTCTTTTGATGTGGGTTTTGCTAGGGGTCTCAATTTATGCCCTATACCTAGGAGTTCAATGGCGGCGGGCAAGAACGGCTGAGGGCGATCTTAAGAAAGAGCTGATTAAAGGCAGGTATAACATTAGGCATTATCAGATTGGTTCCGCACTTTTAGCGTTGATGGTAATCGGTGCTGTTGCTGCTATGGCTGTCACCTACATCAACAATGGCAAGTTGTTTGTCGGACCTCACCTGCTAGTAGGATTAGGCATGACGAGTATGATTGCTGTTTCAGCTTCACTCTCTCCCTTCATGCAAAAAGGCCACTATTGGGCACGCTACACCCACATTGTTTTGAATGCAGGTCTTTTAGCACTGTTTAGTTGGCAGGCTGTAAGCGGCGTGCAAATCATTCAAAATATCCTTAGCAAGAAGTGA
- a CDS encoding ankyrin repeat domain-containing protein translates to MTSNDDLLIRVVKSGDIKRVQALLAQGADVNTSDREGTTPIMFAAQQGYTEIVRALIEQGADINVQRKLFGITALMLAAANHQVDTVKTLVANGAEVNAKNDDGSTALMAAALKGNIEIVQILLNAGADIKVKDKDEDTAFNLAIQQGHSSVAQALLSAGADSNQIKWGETALTLAAAQGHTQIVRVLLMHEAAVNGKNQEGRTALMQAAEAGYLSVTRLLVANGAEVNTKDKAGETALTLAVEHGNTEVVRALLRAGASVRIKTEDGGTALSVAASGGYSAIAAALLDQGADINVKDKDGETPLHLATVEGYEDVVELLLNRGADVQVRNNLGDTPLLVAALQGHRQIVEPLLRRGADPNIRNLGETPLTLAASQGKTETVKVLLEYGADANTQTDDGKTAVMKAADRNHTAVMQQLLAKGANVNLQDAAGATALMWAAHRGYSEAVNLLLNAKADVNVKNRGGYTALMIAEFNGYKHVVRSLHAAGAKE, encoded by the coding sequence ATGACTTCGAATGATGATTTGCTAATCCGGGTGGTTAAGAGTGGAGACATTAAGCGGGTACAAGCGCTACTCGCTCAGGGTGCTGACGTGAATACTAGCGATCGCGAGGGTACCACACCAATAATGTTCGCTGCTCAACAGGGCTACACTGAAATTGTCCGAGCGCTGATCGAACAAGGCGCTGATATTAACGTGCAGCGAAAATTATTTGGCATCACTGCTTTGATGTTAGCAGCGGCAAATCATCAAGTTGACACTGTAAAGACTCTAGTTGCGAATGGGGCTGAGGTAAATGCCAAAAATGACGATGGCAGTACCGCACTGATGGCGGCAGCTTTAAAAGGTAATATTGAAATCGTGCAAATTCTGCTAAATGCTGGTGCAGATATTAAAGTCAAAGATAAAGATGAGGATACCGCCTTTAACTTGGCTATTCAGCAGGGTCATAGTAGTGTAGCGCAAGCATTACTATCTGCGGGTGCTGATTCAAATCAAATCAAATGGGGGGAGACAGCTTTAACCTTGGCAGCTGCCCAAGGTCATACTCAGATAGTACGAGTGTTGTTGATGCATGAGGCAGCTGTGAATGGGAAAAATCAGGAAGGTAGAACCGCACTGATGCAAGCAGCTGAGGCAGGTTATTTATCCGTAACGCGACTGTTAGTAGCTAACGGCGCTGAGGTCAATACTAAAGACAAAGCGGGGGAAACAGCATTAACACTGGCTGTGGAGCATGGCAATACTGAAGTTGTGCGAGCCTTACTGAGAGCTGGGGCTAGTGTGAGGATTAAAACTGAGGATGGAGGTACTGCCCTATCTGTAGCCGCATCTGGAGGGTATAGTGCGATCGCCGCTGCTTTACTCGATCAAGGTGCTGACATTAATGTTAAAGACAAAGATGGGGAAACACCACTGCACCTTGCCACAGTCGAAGGCTATGAAGATGTGGTGGAACTTCTATTGAATCGGGGTGCTGATGTTCAAGTCAGAAACAATCTAGGTGATACACCCTTGCTCGTGGCAGCCTTGCAGGGACACCGCCAGATAGTAGAGCCATTACTCCGTCGGGGAGCAGATCCAAATATCAGAAACTTGGGTGAAACGCCGCTGACGCTAGCAGCATCGCAGGGTAAGACTGAAACCGTGAAAGTTTTGCTAGAATACGGCGCTGATGCCAACACTCAAACTGACGATGGCAAAACCGCTGTGATGAAGGCAGCTGATCGCAACCATACGGCTGTAATGCAGCAGCTGTTGGCAAAAGGGGCAAATGTGAATTTACAAGATGCAGCTGGGGCAACAGCTTTGATGTGGGCAGCTCATCGAGGGTATAGTGAGGCTGTCAACCTGTTGTTAAACGCCAAGGCAGACGTAAATGTAAAAAACCGGGGTGGTTATACAGCTTTAATGATTGCGGAATTTAATGGCTATAAGCATGTAGTGCGATCGCTTCATGCAGCGGGAGCGAAAGAGTAG
- a CDS encoding ABC transporter ATP-binding protein: MANVRLEGIKRRFNHVTAIEDITFEVPDGQFWVLVGPSGCGKSTVLRMIAGLEAVTAGKIYIEDVLVNDIPARQRDVAMVFQNYALYPHMTVAENIGFGLQMRKTDPKTLRKRVETVARSLSLEHLLDRKPKQLSGGQQQRVALGRAIARQPQVFLLDEPLSNLDAQLRDDTRVELKQLHHQLGITTIYVTHDQVEAMTLAERMVVLNQGRIQQIGEPQNIYARPANRMVATFLGNPAMNILPAIYTNKGFQVGSQLLPCPLAVQDKLQPVQGQSFDLGIRPEHIEIVCQETSHSLLTPHLRVEVKVVEPLGRETLIRAGLTGSSVQINIQAAANVLPHPSDRLSLALDLNQLFVFDSATGYALYP, from the coding sequence ATGGCAAATGTTCGCCTAGAAGGCATTAAGCGTAGATTTAATCACGTCACCGCTATAGAAGACATTACTTTTGAAGTTCCCGATGGGCAATTTTGGGTATTGGTGGGACCGTCAGGTTGTGGCAAATCAACAGTTCTGCGGATGATCGCCGGTTTAGAAGCGGTAACTGCTGGGAAAATTTACATTGAAGATGTTTTGGTTAACGATATCCCAGCACGACAGCGAGATGTAGCGATGGTGTTCCAGAATTACGCCCTCTACCCTCACATGACGGTAGCCGAGAACATTGGATTTGGCTTGCAGATGCGGAAAACTGACCCTAAAACACTTCGAAAACGAGTGGAGACAGTAGCGCGATCGCTATCTCTGGAACATCTCCTTGATCGCAAACCCAAGCAGCTATCTGGTGGACAGCAACAGCGGGTGGCATTAGGTAGAGCGATCGCCCGTCAACCTCAAGTATTTTTGCTAGATGAACCTTTGTCTAACTTGGATGCTCAGCTGAGAGACGATACACGGGTAGAACTGAAACAGTTGCATCATCAACTGGGTATTACTACCATTTATGTCACCCACGATCAAGTTGAAGCAATGACCTTGGCTGAGCGAATGGTAGTGTTAAATCAGGGACGGATTCAACAAATTGGCGAGCCACAAAACATCTATGCTCGACCAGCTAATCGGATGGTTGCTACTTTCTTGGGCAATCCAGCGATGAATATCCTGCCTGCAATTTACACGAATAAAGGCTTTCAGGTGGGTAGCCAATTACTACCTTGTCCATTAGCTGTTCAGGATAAGTTGCAACCAGTCCAGGGTCAAAGCTTTGACTTGGGAATTCGTCCAGAGCATATTGAGATTGTATGCCAAGAAACTTCTCACTCACTCCTCACTCCTCACTTAAGAGTTGAGGTGAAGGTAGTCGAACCACTGGGGAGAGAGACTCTGATTCGTGCTGGTTTAACGGGTTCGAGTGTTCAGATAAACATTCAGGCTGCTGCTAATGTGCTTCCACATCCAAGCGATCGCCTATCTTTAGCACTCGATCTGAATCAGCTGTTTGTGTTTGATTCTGCTACAGGCTATGCTTTGTATCCCTAA
- the dxs gene encoding 1-deoxy-D-xylulose-5-phosphate synthase, with translation MHLSEITHPNQLHGLSIRQLQQIARQIREKHLQTVATSGGHLGPGLGVVELTLALYQTLDLDRDKVIWDVGHQAYPHKLITGRYSRFHTLRQKDGVAGYLKRCENKFDHFGAGHASTSISAGLGMALARDLKGEKFKVVAVIGDGALTGGMALEAINHAGHLPKTNLLIVLNDNEMSISPNVGAISRHLNKMRLSPPMQFISDNLKEQVKQLPFVGDSLSPELGRLKEGMKRLAVPKVGAVFEELGFTYIGPVDGHNLEELIATFEQAHQHAGPVLVHVATIKGKGYEIAEKDQVGYHAQSPFNVATGKAIPSSKPKPPGYSKVFAHTLVKLAENNPKIVGITAAMATGTGLDKLQVKLPQQYIDVGIAEQHAVTLAAGLACEGMRPVVAIYSTFLQRAYDQVIHDVCIQNLPVFFCMDRAGIVGADGPTHQGMYDIAYFRCLPNMVLMAPKDEAELQQMVITGVSYKDGPIAMRYPRGNGYGVPLMEEGWEPLPIGKGEILRHGDDVLIVGFGSMVYPAVQVAEILSEHGIKATVVNARFAKPLDTELILPLAQRIGRVVTLEEGCLMGGFGSAVAEALLDANILVPVKRIGIPDVLVEHAEPNESKAELGLTSPQIAEQVRMAFFSQQLTSVK, from the coding sequence ATGCACCTGAGTGAAATCACCCATCCCAACCAGTTGCACGGTTTGTCGATTCGCCAACTACAGCAAATTGCCCGTCAAATCCGGGAAAAGCATTTGCAAACTGTGGCTACGAGTGGCGGTCATCTAGGTCCGGGGTTGGGCGTGGTGGAATTAACACTAGCGCTTTACCAGACCCTAGACCTGGATCGCGATAAGGTCATTTGGGATGTGGGCCATCAAGCCTATCCCCATAAACTAATTACTGGTCGCTACAGCCGCTTTCATACACTGCGGCAAAAAGACGGCGTTGCTGGCTATCTCAAGCGCTGTGAAAATAAATTCGATCATTTTGGTGCAGGTCACGCTTCAACCAGTATTTCTGCTGGGTTAGGTATGGCTTTGGCGCGAGACTTGAAAGGTGAAAAATTCAAAGTCGTGGCGGTGATTGGTGACGGAGCACTAACCGGTGGTATGGCACTAGAAGCAATTAACCATGCGGGTCATTTGCCCAAAACTAACCTGCTGATAGTGCTGAATGACAATGAAATGTCAATCTCGCCCAACGTCGGCGCGATTTCTCGCCACCTGAACAAAATGCGCCTTAGTCCACCTATGCAATTCATTTCAGACAACCTAAAGGAACAAGTGAAGCAGCTCCCCTTTGTGGGTGATTCCCTGTCTCCAGAACTAGGACGCCTCAAAGAAGGAATGAAGCGATTGGCAGTGCCAAAAGTGGGAGCGGTATTTGAGGAATTGGGCTTTACTTACATAGGACCTGTGGATGGTCATAATCTGGAGGAACTAATTGCTACCTTTGAGCAGGCACATCAGCACGCTGGACCAGTGCTAGTTCACGTAGCAACAATTAAAGGCAAAGGGTATGAAATCGCTGAGAAAGACCAGGTAGGCTACCACGCTCAATCGCCCTTCAATGTCGCCACTGGCAAAGCTATCCCCTCTAGTAAACCAAAGCCCCCTGGCTATTCCAAAGTCTTTGCTCATACACTGGTCAAACTCGCAGAAAACAATCCTAAGATCGTAGGCATTACTGCTGCGATGGCAACTGGAACGGGTCTGGATAAACTTCAGGTAAAACTGCCCCAGCAATATATCGATGTTGGCATTGCTGAACAGCACGCCGTCACTCTAGCAGCTGGCTTGGCTTGTGAAGGAATGCGCCCAGTTGTGGCAATCTACTCTACCTTCTTACAACGCGCTTACGACCAGGTAATTCACGATGTTTGCATCCAAAACTTGCCTGTGTTCTTCTGCATGGATAGAGCTGGAATTGTCGGTGCCGATGGTCCCACCCACCAGGGAATGTATGACATTGCCTATTTTCGGTGCTTGCCCAATATGGTACTGATGGCTCCCAAAGATGAAGCCGAACTTCAGCAAATGGTGATCACAGGAGTCAGCTATAAAGATGGTCCTATTGCCATGCGGTATCCACGCGGCAACGGCTACGGTGTTCCTTTAATGGAAGAAGGCTGGGAACCGCTGCCGATTGGCAAGGGTGAAATTCTCCGGCACGGAGACGATGTTCTCATAGTGGGCTTTGGCTCGATGGTTTACCCAGCCGTGCAGGTAGCTGAAATTTTGAGTGAGCATGGAATTAAGGCAACTGTGGTGAATGCCCGATTTGCCAAGCCTCTTGATACTGAATTGATTTTGCCTTTGGCTCAGCGGATTGGCCGTGTTGTTACCCTAGAAGAAGGCTGTCTGATGGGTGGCTTTGGTTCAGCTGTTGCTGAAGCCTTACTGGATGCAAATATCCTCGTACCAGTAAAACGAATTGGTATACCAGATGTATTAGTGGAGCATGCTGAACCCAATGAATCTAAGGCAGAATTGGGTCTAACTAGTCCCCAGATTGCCGAACAAGTGCGGATGGCTTTCTTTAGCCAGCAGCTGACATCTGTTAAATAG
- a CDS encoding DUF1997 domain-containing protein: MQSHYSKYQSFEAPEPNWHVASSLPEADTGANSATRFHGQFADCMEMYTSAQKVAEYLDAHQNWFCRCAQPMKVEPLGKNAYALVIGRFGAFGYEVEPKVGLELLPADQGIYRIKTSTVPDYVAPGYDVDFKAEMQLVEAPAGSLLQSAPAIKQVASEITRVEWQLDLAVWVQFPKFIQRLPKQLIQKTGDRLLNQIVRQVSRRLTSKVQEDFHRSLDLSFPLKSRQRREKYEG, translated from the coding sequence ATGCAGTCACACTACAGCAAATATCAATCTTTTGAGGCTCCCGAACCAAATTGGCATGTAGCATCAAGCCTGCCAGAGGCTGACACAGGTGCAAACTCAGCAACTCGCTTTCATGGTCAGTTTGCCGATTGTATGGAGATGTATACCTCTGCTCAAAAGGTTGCTGAGTATCTTGATGCCCATCAGAATTGGTTTTGCCGCTGCGCCCAACCGATGAAAGTGGAACCATTGGGGAAAAATGCGTATGCCTTAGTAATTGGTCGCTTTGGCGCTTTTGGTTATGAGGTAGAACCAAAAGTTGGCTTGGAGTTGTTGCCTGCCGATCAAGGTATTTATCGCATTAAGACGAGCACCGTACCCGATTATGTTGCGCCTGGTTATGACGTGGACTTTAAGGCTGAGATGCAGTTAGTGGAAGCCCCAGCAGGATCGTTGCTTCAAAGCGCTCCAGCTATTAAGCAGGTTGCCAGCGAAATTACACGAGTTGAGTGGCAGTTGGATTTGGCAGTTTGGGTCCAGTTTCCAAAGTTCATTCAGCGGTTGCCCAAGCAGCTAATTCAGAAGACCGGCGATCGCCTCTTAAATCAAATCGTGCGTCAAGTATCCCGTCGTTTAACTTCCAAGGTTCAGGAAGATTTTCACCGGTCCCTAGATCTGTCGTTTCCTCTCAAGTCAAGACAGAGGCGAGAAAAGTATGAAGGATGA